The Calothrix sp. PCC 7507 DNA segment AGGCTGTCCGGCAGCAGTCAGTTACGGCAGGGGACCCTTTAGCAGTTCCTCCTGGGGAGGAGAAACGCTATACAGGACTGCCGATGCTCCTACGTCGCTAAAATCGAGGTGCTGGCTTCTCTAGATTAGGGAACAAAAAAAATGCAATCAATCTTAATGCGCTACAGCACAGCATATGCCCTAACTACAAGTGGCAATACTTATCCCGCAAGACTTTCAATTAAATTCCAACGCCGACTCTGCTCAATCGACTGCTTCACGAATTCAAACATTTGCCGACAATGATTATCAAGCTGGAGTGGCAATTCTTCGTTTTTCACCACGATACTTAAACGGGTTTCTGCCTCAGTGGCGGTTGATTTATCAATCAATACTTCCACAGTGACTAACTTGGAGAAGGCAATATTACCAGGTACTTCACGAGCCATGATGTAATCGGCTGTGTAGTATTGCACATCCAACTCACAGTCTTGTAATAGCTCTATCAGTAACCCCTGGAGATGGTCAATAGGAACAGAAACAATAAATGAACATGTATAGCGAGCCATAATAGCCCCACGCCTTGTAACAATCCGTCCATCCTATAATACCGAAGGCTCTAAACGGCAAGTCACTTATAGATTCATTAAAAAATTCATGGGGCATGGGCATGGGACAATAATCCTTGACTCTTGACCGTGCCGATTTTAGATTTTTTTGGTTCATGCCTCAACGCCACTTACTTTATGCCGACGGCAGTTCCTCTTTGGGGAAACCACCAAGACCGGACTGCCTTGGAAACCCGTCCACCTTAGTGGCTCCCCCTTGGGGGTGAAACAAATCCAAAATCCAAAATTCGTTGACTCTTGACAAAATTAAAACAAAGGTTTGGCAAAGGTGCAAATGAAAATAGCAGTTACTGGAGCGACAGGATTTGTCGGTAGTCGTTTAGTAGCACGACTCCACAAGGAAGGTCATAGAGTATTGGTGCTAACCCGAAACATTAACTCGGCGCAAAAAGTTTTTCCCGCAGAAGCTTTCCCAAATGTAGAAATTGTTGCCTATACGCCAACTGTATCTGATTCTTGGCAAAGTGCGATCGCTCTTTGTGATGGCGTAGTTAATTTAGCAGGAGAACCTATCGCTGAGGAACGTTGGACACCAGCACACAAAGAGGAAATACTCAATAGCCGTAAGCTAAGTACACAAAAATTGGTTGAAGCCATAGCCAATGCCAACCCTAAGCCTAGTGTATTAATCAACGCTTCGGCTATTGGCTATTACGGTACTAGTGAAACTGCAACCTTTGACGAAACCAGCTCTGCTGGAAATGATTTTCTGTCCCAAGTTTGCCAAGTTTGGGAAGCTGAAGCGACAAAGGTAAAAGATGCTGGTGTCAGATTGGTAATTCTGCGTTTGGGCATTATCCTGGGCATGGGTGGAGCTTTGAGTAAAATGATTACTCCTTTTAAACTCTTTGCCGGAGGCCCCATTGGCAGTGGTCGCCAATGGTTTTCTTGGATTCACCTAGATGACCTAGTTGACCTGATTTTACAAGCATTAACCAAGCCGGAAATAGAAGGTGTATATAATGCCACCGCCCCTAATCCCGTCCGCATGGCAGATTTGTCCCAAACAATGGGGCAAGTTATGAATCGTCCTTCTTGGTTGCCTGTCCCCGCTTTTGCCCTTGAAGCCCTGTTAGGAGATGGGGCAAAAGTAGTGTTAGAAGGTCAAAAAGTAATCCCCAAACGCGTTTTGGAGTCAGGCTTTGAGTACCAATATCCTCAGTTGCAATTGGCACTCGAGCAGATTTTGAAATAGGCAGGGGGCAGGGGGCAGGGAGATGACAATAATTCTTTCCTATTGCCTATTGCCTATTGCCTATTCCCCATTTTCTCAAATTTCCGCGAAATCCAACTGATTAGACCGCTGAGAAGGGCACCTCCCATAAGGATACCAATGGCTGGGTTAAACAAGGGTATCCACAGTTGATGCCATAAGTCAAGACCCAAATTGACTCCAGAGGCATCGCCAAGGGCAGCGATCGCTAACCACCCAAAGCCAAATAAAACTAGAAACACATCGGCGACTAAAACGAAGTTTAGCCAGCTTAATAACTTATCTTTCATATAGAGATTAGGAAATGGGGAATGGGGAATAGGCAATAGGGATTAGTACAGCAGAGCGTAAATCAACCACCCATGACAAAGCACTTAAAGGCTTACTGTACAATTTTTTTCACTTCCTACTTCATACTTCAGCCTTGTTGTACTAGCCCCTACTCTTCAAACAACCAGCCTTTAATTTTTGCCAAACTGTGCCAATCTGCTTTTCTGTTTAAACCATCTTCGATACTTTTGAGGATTTCATCCCGCCATTCGGGATTTACAAAAATTAACTGTTGGGCAAAATCAACATGTTCCCGTAAACCTTTTTGACCGGTTTCTAGCATGGCGACGGCAAGATTTACCCTAGCTTGTGGGTCTTGAGGATTTAACTTCACTGCCTTCTGTGCGGCTTTATAAGCTAAGTTAGGTTTGCTATCGAGGAGATACAACCAAGCTAAACAAGTCCAAGCAGGACTACTTTTAGGAGCGCGATCGCACACTTCTTTAAATACAGGAATTAAATCAGCTGCAGCCTCTCCAGCTTTATAGCGTTCTAAACCTGTGTCAAACAGGGATTCAACTGTATTAGTCATTAGTGATTAGTCATTGGTCATTGGTAATTGGTCATTCGTCCTTGGTCATTAGACAAAGGACAACTGACAAATGACAATATTACACCCCAAATGACTTACCGCAACCACAGGTTTGGCTAGCATTGGGATTGGTGAATTGAAAGCCACCGCCAATCATGGCATCGCTATAATCGAGCATTAAACCATAGAGGTACAACAAACTCTTGCGATCGCTCACAATTTTAAACCCGTCGTAGTCAAAAACTTCATCCTGAGGGGTGATCTTGCTAGTGTCTTCAAAGTCCATCATGTAAGACATCCCAGAACAGCCACCTTGTCGCACTCCTACCCGTAAGCAGAGGTCTTGGCCTTGCCTGTTCTGGAGGGATTTTACTTGGTGTAATGCAGCTTCGCTCAACAGAATCCCGCGTTGTTGAGGCTGAGTTGCTTGTGTCATCTGTTTTTTTTAACTCCTTAAGTGTCTAACAAGTACCCTGTATAGGCTGATTACTGCCTCTGGGTTGCCCTTGGTGTTTTTGTATTCATTCTAGCGACATTGATGTCCTTAATTGCCAAATTGTAAAGACTCTGTCAAAAGCAGCTACAGGTTTTTATTCTAGAATTGAGAGACTCGTTATATTTAGAAATTCGGGATTTTTGGAGATCCACCTCAAGACAGAGTCGCAGCCACTCTTCAGGTGCAACCAGGAAAATTCTATTTGAGGCTAGCCATTCCTCAAAGTTTACGAACATAGTGCTTTTTTTTGATTAATTTATTCTATGACCAGTTTTAATCGCTCTACCAGTCGTCGGTTGAAGAAATTAACTCAGATTCCTTCTGTATGGGAGGGCGATCGCCGTCCGTTGTCATCATCGCCAACCCGATCCGAGGACTCAGAGGACAAGGGCGATTGTATTCTTTGGGTGGATGGCTCCCAAGGTGTGGTTCGAGGTATGGACGTAGTCGGCTCGGAAACAGGGCCGGAGGCAGTAGTTCGCACTTTAATGCGAGCAATGGAGCATCCCCATAGTCCCGCTAAACCCGCTAGGCCCCAAAGAATTGTCGTGCGAGACCGCGAGATCCAATTTTACCTGCGCGGGGTTCTCCAAGACTTGGATATTGCCATTGACTACGTACCAGAATTACCTTTAATTGATGAACTGTTTCGCTCTTTTACAGAAATCCTTGACAGCCAAATCCCCGACTTACCCCCACAATATGCACAAAGCCTGCGAGATAAAGCATTTGCCATTTGGCAAGCAGCACCTTGGGAATTTTTAGAAGAACAACAAATCTTATCCATAGAAATTAATAAGTGGGATATTGGTACACTCTACGCCTCGGTGATGGGAATGCTGGGGATGGAATATGGAATTCTGTTATATCGTTCCGAAGATTCCCTCAAGCAGTTTCGCGATGCAGTTTTAAGAAATGAGGAATCACCAGGAAATTTAGAAGAAGCTTTCCTCAAACAAGATTGCTTGTTTCTGACCTTTGAAAATGCTGACGAAACCGACGAAGATGATGAAGATGAGGGTGATTTAGCGGATCTCCCACTAGGGGAAATTGACCCCACCTTTGGGAATATCCACCCCCTAGAAGGACTGCGGTCTGTTTTATATGATGAAGAAGCCCTAATAGTGTTTGTAGCTCTAGAAAGTCTGAGCCGCTTTATCCGCGATCATCGTCGCCAACTTTATGGAGATTCCTTCCCCAGTCTCAGCCGCCGCTATCGCATTTCACTTCCTCAATCTGATGAAGCCACTAAATCCGCGTCTGTGACTGTATCTACAATGCCAGAGTTGGCAGATGAATTAGAGGAAATGGCAGGCGTTGGTGACCAAGATGAGATAATTGGCGCATCTTCCCCAATGTTCCGTTCCTTGCGAGATGATTTGATCCCAGAAGACTCTTTCCTCAGTCTGGGAGTAGTCCCTTGGGAGATGCTGGAGTATCTCCGAGAGGGAGTCACATATCATCAACTTGGAGATATTGGACAAGTGGGTGACGGATTGCCTGTAATCTTAATTCAAACTTCCCGTCCCAAGGCTAAGACTGTCATAGAAAACCTGGAAGCAGCTGGTGGGCTAAAAGCAATTTGCTTTAATCCCGGTGCTGATCCCTTTGATGGTAATGACTATGATTTAGGTTTATTACAAACTCAAAATGGTGAATTGTTCTTATTCGGTGAGTTCTTAGATGATGACCCCGTTCATGTAGAAGCTCGCAAGAAATGGAATCACCGATGTAAAAATACTAGGGGCTATTGTGGTTTGATTATTGCCAAAGGACTGACAGGATCAGCCAGAGGAAATCCCCAACTGCGCGATATGATGGCTCTTTTTGAGGCGCGATCGCTCTCACCAAAAGATTTAGGTATTGGTACTCTCCAACTCATTCCGCAGCTTTAATTTGTATACAGCAGATTTCCGGTTACTGAACTACACAGCGGAAGTCTCAGAGCTAGTGCCGCAAGGCGGAAGTCAAAAGTCAAAAGTCAAAAGTCAAAAGTAATATGGAGTAAGCTTTTTAGCGATTGAGAATGGTCTGCTTATTTCCGCCGCACTGTACTAGGTAAGCTAAAACGCTGATTCATTGCACAATCAATCTGACGGTTGAAAGTCAACAGTTAACGCCCTACACGATGAAATATGCAACTTAAATGCTGCAGTCCCTTTGTGATGTTTATCTCTAGCTGGTAAGTGTATCTGCTCACTGCGATCGCTTTCTTAGTTTATCAAAATTTCATGAAGTATATATATTTTGATTTTTTCCAGCACTTATCTCACCTATTTCCGAGGGGAAAATATAGCAAAAGCCCCAGGAAATATCTCTGCAAAGTTTGAGCTAGATAAACTTCAGCTAAAGTATGCTGATATCTTATATTTTTTTGGTAATTTTTTGCCTTCAGTATTTAATTATTTGGTAATCCTATTTATCAATATTTTAGAATCATCAGGTTTTCTTTGTATTTTTTTTATAAAAACCTGAGAATGATCTTACCTAGTCTTAGAATAAAGATTACTTAAAGTTTACTAATTATGGCTATAATGAATGAACTCTAAAAATATTGAGGTGTACAATGATTTTTATACTGCAACACATAAATAGATGATGATTAGATGAAATAAGGTTTTTAGCCATATTTTGTAGTCAACCTGAGAGCTTAAAATCTAGATTAAAAAAATGTTTGGTGTGAGAATCTACTACAAAATCTATCCAGAAGCTTCTAGTTTACGAATAAGTTAAATAAAGCCCATACCTTAGCTTTTACTGAATTTATTGTCCTCAAAAGGCTAAAAAATAATCCTCAAAATAATAGAAGCTCTGAGGTATGTTAGTGCAAAAACGTGAAACAACACTGAACTATCCCTAGCGATTAAATTTCAGCACCGAGACACCAATCGCATAGTAATTAATTGGAGGGATATAGCAGGTGATACTTTTGAGATAGTTCACAAAGCTAGGGATAAAACCAAATAAACGCAGTAAAAGAGTATATGCAGAAAACAGCACATCAGCCATAACCCTAATTTAGCGGCTTTGTAAGTATACTGTTTCGTGAGATTTCCCTGATGCTTACAGAAACAGGTTTACCTCTAGGGCGATCGCTACTTTAAAATAGATTAATCATCGTCTAGATAGGCCACGGTAAAATATCTACAAGGTGGTATTTAAAAATTCTGATAGTCTATAGCTTAATTGTGAGTCGCCATAGCATCTCTCCTCCCCACAGGTTCGTGTTGAAAAGGGGCTAGCCATCAGCGTAAATACTTTTGATAAAGAAAATTCAGTAAATCTTGATTTAGTCAACCAGAGAGACTCAAATTCGTTTATAAGGTTTAATTTTCAGGCTTGACTCAAACTCCAGCAGAGGTAAATTTCGCTAACAATGAGTGTGCGCTATTTTTCCTGTCACAATAGTCACAAATAAATCCTGGTTTTTATATTTTATTGGAAGATGGAGAAACTTTGAGAAAATGAAAATTTTACGGCTAATGGCATTGCTTGTTTCCTGACACAAACTCTGAGAATCTTATTTTTTTACCTTTTAAGTTTCGATGTCTTTAATGATGTTAATATACAGCAACTAACATGGTAATGACAAATAAAAAGTGGGCCGTTAAACGTATAACAGTCAATCTTGCGGTACAAGAAGCGGAAAAATTGGAACAATATTGTCTAAGGACAGGTAGACCTGCAACTGATGTAATTCGAGAACTTATTAGAGGGCTATCCGTCGCCGAGGATACTAAAGAAGCAAGTAAGTAACTGGTAATTTTACGGGGTTGCAGACAATCGCTTTGCTATCCTAAAAATGCCTAGAATACTTGTTTATCAGTCTTCAATACAGATAATTTCTGCCATGATTACAGATAAAACATTCTGTTTGTTTAGGTAACAAAAAAAGCTTGAGCAGACACCAGAGGGTATGACACTGGAGTACTCCAATATACTGCTGGAATAAATATGAGTAGCAAATTCCGCCACCAACCCAGTTACAATCTGTAAAGAAACTGAAAAGGAACGACGGAATGCGAGTTGCAATCGTAGGTGCGGGACTGGCGGGGCTAGCAACTGCCGTAGATTTAGCTGATGCTGGCTGTGAAGTCCAGATTTTTGAGTCTCGCCCGTTTGTTGGTGGTAAGGTCAGTAGTTGGGTGGATGGTGATGGCAACCACGTGGAAATGGGGTTGCATGTATTTTTTGGGTGCTACTACCAACTGTTTGACTTGATGAAGAAAGTGGGGGCGTTAGAAAATTTACGCCTCAAAGAACATAAGCACACCTTTATCAATAAAGGTGGACGTACTGGTGCGCTAGATTTTCGCTTCTTCACAGGCGCACCTTTGAATGGATTAAAAGCATTTTTCACAACTTCCCAACTTTCGTTGCTGGATAAATTGCAAAATGCGATCGCCTTAGGAACAAGTCCCATAGTTCGCGGCTTGGTGGATTTCGACGGCGCAATGCAAAACATCCGCAACCTAGATAAGATTAGTTTTGCTGACTGGTTTCGCCGTCATGGAGGTAGTGAAGGTAGCATCAAACGCATGTGGAACCCCATTGCTTACGCTTTGGGATTTATTGATTGCGAAAATATTTCTGCCCGTTGCATGTTGACAATATTCCAGTTTTTTGCAGTCAGAACCGAAGCCTCAATATTACGGATGTTGGAGGGTTCCCCCCATGAGTACCTGCACAAGCCAATTCTGGAATATTTAGAAGCCAGAGGTACGCAAATTCATACTCGCCGCCAAGTGCGGGAAATTCAGTTTACTGACTCAGGCGAACAAACCCATGTTACTGGCATAGTTGTTGCCCAAGGCGATGCAGTAGAAACCATCACTGCAGATGCTTATGTCTTCGCCTGTGATGTCCCCGGAATTCAACGTATATTACCCCAGGAATGGCGGAAATGGTCAGAATTTGACAACATCTATAAACTAGATGCAGTACCAGTGGCCACAGTGCAGCTGAGATTCGATGGTTGGGTGACGGAATTGCAGGATGGGGAACAAAGGAAACAGCTAAATCATGCAGCGGGCATAGATAATTTGCTCTATACTGCCGATGCAGACTTTTCTTGTTTTGCTGATTTAGCTTTGACTAGTCCGGCTGATTATTATCGCCAAGGACAGGGATCATTGTTGCAACTAGTTCTGACACCGGGAGATCCGTTTATTAAACAAAGTAATGAGGCGATCGCCCAACACGTCCTCAAACAAGTCTATGAACTGTTCCCTTCATCACGGGAATTAAAAATGACTTGGTATAGTGTGGTGAAACTGGCTCAGTCTCTCTACCGGGAAGGGCCAGGGATGGATGTCTACCGTCCCGACCAAAAAACGCCAGTGTCTAACTTCTTTCTCGCAGGTAGTTATACACAGCAAGATTACATCGACAGCATGGAGGGTGCGACAATTTCGGGACGGCGTGCAGCAAAAGTGATTTTGTCAAGTGCCAAGAAATAAAGAATTGCAAAGGACACAGAGGTAAAAAAAGAGCATGGCAGACTGGTTAGAGCATACCGTGCAGGTAGAGGTAGAAGCTCCTATAGAATTAGTTTGGAGCCTCTGGTCTGATTTAGAGCAAATGCCCCGTTGGATGAAGTGGATTGATTCGGTGAAAATCTCGCCAGATAATCCGGAGATATCAATTTGGAAGCTGAGTACTGGCAATCTAGAATTTACCTGGAAATCCCGTATTTTGAAACTTATTACCAATCAAATCATCCAATGGGAATCGATTGATGGTTTGCCCAATCAGGGAGCAATTCGCTTCTACGATCGCCACGGTAGCACTATTGTCAAAATGACTGTATCCTATGCCATCCCTGGTATTATCGGTAAAATCATGGACAATTTGTTTTTGGGAAAGGTCGTGGAATCTACCCTCCAGGCTAATTTAGAGCGATTTCGAGAATACGCCCTGGATCTTAAATCAAATTCATCTCAACCGTAAATCAAGACCATTCCCGCAGGTTTTTATGTACCCGTGATAAATACCACATATAGTCATCAATTTTGTATTGGTCAGCAGCTTTCACTATATATTCCTGAGCCAAATCAAAATTATTCTCGGCTTCGTAATATAAACCTAGATAAAGATGACTATAGAACTTACCTTTTTCCCCATCTGATTGACCAGCAATTAAAA contains these protein-coding regions:
- a CDS encoding M48 family metallopeptidase, whose amino-acid sequence is MTNTVESLFDTGLERYKAGEAAADLIPVFKEVCDRAPKSSPAWTCLAWLYLLDSKPNLAYKAAQKAVKLNPQDPQARVNLAVAMLETGQKGLREHVDFAQQLIFVNPEWRDEILKSIEDGLNRKADWHSLAKIKGWLFEE
- a CDS encoding iron-sulfur cluster assembly accessory protein, with the translated sequence MTQATQPQQRGILLSEAALHQVKSLQNRQGQDLCLRVGVRQGGCSGMSYMMDFEDTSKITPQDEVFDYDGFKIVSDRKSLLYLYGLMLDYSDAMIGGGFQFTNPNASQTCGCGKSFGV
- the zds gene encoding 9,9'-di-cis-zeta-carotene desaturase, with protein sequence MRVAIVGAGLAGLATAVDLADAGCEVQIFESRPFVGGKVSSWVDGDGNHVEMGLHVFFGCYYQLFDLMKKVGALENLRLKEHKHTFINKGGRTGALDFRFFTGAPLNGLKAFFTTSQLSLLDKLQNAIALGTSPIVRGLVDFDGAMQNIRNLDKISFADWFRRHGGSEGSIKRMWNPIAYALGFIDCENISARCMLTIFQFFAVRTEASILRMLEGSPHEYLHKPILEYLEARGTQIHTRRQVREIQFTDSGEQTHVTGIVVAQGDAVETITADAYVFACDVPGIQRILPQEWRKWSEFDNIYKLDAVPVATVQLRFDGWVTELQDGEQRKQLNHAAGIDNLLYTADADFSCFADLALTSPADYYRQGQGSLLQLVLTPGDPFIKQSNEAIAQHVLKQVYELFPSSRELKMTWYSVVKLAQSLYREGPGMDVYRPDQKTPVSNFFLAGSYTQQDYIDSMEGATISGRRAAKVILSSAKK
- a CDS encoding TIGR01777 family oxidoreductase translates to MKIAVTGATGFVGSRLVARLHKEGHRVLVLTRNINSAQKVFPAEAFPNVEIVAYTPTVSDSWQSAIALCDGVVNLAGEPIAEERWTPAHKEEILNSRKLSTQKLVEAIANANPKPSVLINASAIGYYGTSETATFDETSSAGNDFLSQVCQVWEAEATKVKDAGVRLVILRLGIILGMGGALSKMITPFKLFAGGPIGSGRQWFSWIHLDDLVDLILQALTKPEIEGVYNATAPNPVRMADLSQTMGQVMNRPSWLPVPAFALEALLGDGAKVVLEGQKVIPKRVLESGFEYQYPQLQLALEQILK
- a CDS encoding helix-turn-helix domain-containing protein, which encodes MVMTNKKWAVKRITVNLAVQEAEKLEQYCLRTGRPATDVIRELIRGLSVAEDTKEASK
- a CDS encoding SRPBCC family protein, with product MADWLEHTVQVEVEAPIELVWSLWSDLEQMPRWMKWIDSVKISPDNPEISIWKLSTGNLEFTWKSRILKLITNQIIQWESIDGLPNQGAIRFYDRHGSTIVKMTVSYAIPGIIGKIMDNLFLGKVVESTLQANLERFREYALDLKSNSSQP